From Granulicella sp. WH15, the proteins below share one genomic window:
- a CDS encoding substrate-binding domain-containing protein has translation MTDSAESSMTAPVRRGDRNESQTVLRACEVMKAFRSLGEELTLTDVIERTQLPKTTVFRLLRTLIHGGLLERASSGVYRNRFGPVTARPFRIGFAAQGDSEFSRAVMQNVETAAAREHVHLITVNNRYSAREALRNADLLIKEQVDLVLEFQTYERVAPVIASKFLEANTPVIAIEIPHPGATYFGANNYKAGLIGGKALGRWAREHWEGKVDQILLLELPIAGSLLELRITGLVDGLRNELPSIVNVPVAHLNGRGDFEQVLEVVRQYLRRSPARRTLIGTVNDVCALAALRAFDEAGASDKCAVVGQNAIREARNELRRPDTRLVGTVAYFPERYGDEIIPLALGILQKKSVPSTVFVKHQLVTPRNVDLIYPLDERHDVKLGFPSPAARSHGGFALAR, from the coding sequence ATGACAGATAGCGCCGAATCGTCGATGACTGCACCGGTAAGACGCGGTGATCGCAACGAATCGCAGACCGTGTTGCGTGCCTGCGAAGTGATGAAAGCCTTCCGGTCTCTGGGCGAAGAACTCACGTTGACGGATGTGATCGAGCGCACGCAACTGCCGAAGACGACGGTCTTTCGCCTGCTGCGTACGCTAATTCACGGCGGCCTGCTCGAGCGGGCCAGCTCCGGTGTCTATCGCAATCGCTTCGGCCCGGTCACGGCGCGGCCGTTCCGCATCGGCTTCGCGGCGCAAGGAGACTCGGAGTTCTCGCGCGCGGTGATGCAGAACGTTGAGACAGCGGCGGCGCGGGAGCACGTGCATCTCATCACGGTGAACAACCGTTACTCGGCGCGCGAGGCGTTGCGCAATGCGGACCTGCTTATCAAGGAGCAGGTGGACCTGGTGTTGGAGTTCCAGACCTATGAGCGCGTAGCTCCGGTGATCGCCTCGAAGTTTCTGGAGGCGAATACGCCGGTGATCGCCATCGAGATTCCGCATCCTGGAGCGACTTACTTCGGGGCCAACAACTACAAGGCCGGGTTGATCGGCGGCAAGGCGCTGGGTCGTTGGGCGCGTGAACACTGGGAGGGCAAGGTGGACCAGATCCTGCTGCTGGAGCTGCCCATCGCCGGTTCGCTGCTGGAGTTGCGCATCACCGGGCTGGTCGATGGCCTGCGTAACGAGCTGCCCTCCATCGTGAATGTGCCGGTCGCGCACCTGAACGGGCGTGGCGACTTCGAGCAGGTGCTGGAGGTGGTGCGGCAGTATCTGCGCCGGTCTCCCGCGCGGCGGACTCTGATCGGCACGGTGAACGATGTCTGCGCGCTGGCTGCACTGCGGGCGTTCGACGAGGCCGGGGCCAGCGATAAGTGCGCCGTTGTCGGCCAAAACGCGATCCGCGAAGCGCGCAACGAGCTGCGTCGTCCGGACACGCGTCTGGTGGGCACCGTGGCGTACTTCCCGGAGCGTTACGGCGACGAGATCATTCCGTTGGCGCTGGGAATTCTTCAGAAGAAGTCGGTTCCCTCGACGGTCTTCGTCAAGCACCAACTGGTGACCCCGCGCAACGTGGACCTGATCTATCCGCTGGATGAGCGGCACGACGTCAAGCTCGGCTTTCCCAGTCCCGCGGCGCGGTCGCATGGGGGATTTGCGCTCGCCCGGTGA